In the Styela clava chromosome 8, kaStyClav1.hap1.2, whole genome shotgun sequence genome, one interval contains:
- the LOC120346189 gene encoding centrosomal protein of 162 kDa-like: MSDNYDDSKLGDPFNSSKHLLDNVSFMTTLSPMPSQNTSLKPDVSTQGSQDVKFFDRIRSNLHSRITEEHEKSNISTLTALEDHLHDYLKETGSTATSSMPATTGIGTGGVMYGFDLSPVHSHEKKFAANVSNTLQENETVEISTRESFKKHFESGAALNFMQAKVASQKQLRSEKSKINEDTETVMSQVFSSQDVTSSVNEIGNKTNETEHVTSMIVEGKSKKQVGKKPSVASTKKPRSGTSRLQQGNVANYTDHSRFPRTNHKQTVKSASATSVKFTPTKLSKASPVIMTPKSPKTRKTTVKVSPKIKSTSKGQISKRQTSTKNNIKETRSDTSVSKLICDSTALSDANLSFTDIPATSSVSRSPNYMKIPLKESAANTSSLDEIDHTRLHMEGKLDSVTSERDKQILQNKMLVQDIDNLKKDNFVLKSKITQLMTNQQSKKIESTDANKENSSKDEIVRLKEEILEQDQLITGYQHENEKIYAELKEVKRTNKDVENAMFNENSKLKSEIEDLKEALERHARLADEKEKVGSSPNFPDIRSNDDDSTLKKRILSLEHQIRMEEGMRLKAESMGKRLAKDRDELEKQLRINECKSEEICQNLKTEHRIELGKVKSELADARRSLASKAEKISNANHSIIPPPESVLVHFQSRVKKLEADLENRDEIANKAVQQVRDDYNNVRMKYEKHIESLEKQIESFRESRGKVTRDKNTMNMKELQKQLSDSISKLREEKEAREIERNVLMDNIQKLKQKTSTPVKNKVVSSSEFIELKNACEAKNREIERLTSLLHKTFDNGRLGFHKNEKDVKFKKSSYNPDVFEADGYAGLLQQNSELKAHLEKQSLELKHSKVSNEALLCRLEQVTKTMQTQHEKEISQRQNPSSSQNAEKTVLMEQKINQSQNELDKCHKKILMLESQVKESSVSRVREQALQVQLQQLLTKLHESNSLTSSASARKIIALENKLSVAGEELRIKKEMLKETLISNSSSFAQNEISKLQEQLNTKNKELTRFRLELDSILLVLREIQSQGVKIPLPQYLQSII, from the coding sequence ACAACTGGGATAGGTACTGGTGGAGTCATGTATGGTTTTGACCTATCACCAGTACATTCCCACGAAAAGAAATTTGCTGCTAATGTTTCGAATACCCTGCAAGAGAACGAGACAGTTGAAATATCAACGCGAgaatcatttaaaaaacatttcgaGTCAGGAGCTGCTCTGAATTTCATGCAGGCGAAAGTTGCATCTCAAAAACAGCTTAGATCagaaaaaagcaaaataaatgaaGACACTGAAACAGTGATGAGCCAGGTTTTTTCATCTCAAGATGTTACATCTTCTGTCAATGAAATAGGAAACAAAACTAATGAAACTGAACACGTTACTTCAATGATTGTAGAAGGTAAATCTAAGAAACAAGTTGGTAAGAAACCATCAGTGGCATCAACAAAAAAGCCTAGAAGTGGCACATCAAGATTGCAGCAAGGAAATGTTGCCAACTACACAGACCACAGCAGGTTCCCAAGAACAAATCACAAGCAAACTGTAAAATCCGCAAGCGCAACTAGTGTAAAATTTACCCCTACAAAATTAAGCAAAGCATCTCCGGTTATTATGACTCCAAAGTCTCCCAAAACACGAAAAACAACTGTGAAGGTTTCTCCAAAAATAAAGTCCACTTCCAAGGGTCAAATATCAAAAAGGCAAACCAGCACTAAGAATAATATAAAAGAGACTCGGTCAGATACATCAGTCAGTAAATTAATTTGCGATTCAACGGCACTTAGTGATGCTAACTTGAGCTTCACCGATATACCTGCAACATCATCGGTATCACGATCTCCAAATTATATGAAAATACCTTTGAAAGAATCTGCTGCAAATACTAGCTCATTGGATGAGATCGATCATACAAGATTGCACATGGAAGGAAAATTGGATTCGGTTACTTCTGAAAGAGACAAACagatattacaaaataaaatgctTGTTCAAGACATTGACAATTTGAAGAAAGACAATTTTGTGCTGAAATCAAAAATTACTCAGTTAATGACTAACCAGCAAAGCAAAAAAATAGAGTCAACTGATGCTAATAAAGAAAATTCATCTAAAGATGAAATTGTCAGATTAAAAGAGGAAATATTGGAACAAGATCAATTAATAACAGGTTACCAGCATGAAAATGAAAAGATCTATGCTGAGTTAAAAGAAGTTAAGCGTACTAACAAAGATGTGGAAAATGCTATGTTCAACGAAAATTCAAAACTTAAATCAGAAATCGAAGATTTGAAGGAAGCTTTGGAAAGACATGCAAGGTTGGCAGATGAGAAGGAGAAAGTTGGTTCGTCTCCGAACTTTCCTGATATTAGATCGAATGATGATGACTCGACACTCAAGAAAAGAATATTGAGTTTGGAACATCAAATACGCATGGAAGAAGGCATGAGGTTGAAAGCGGAGTCAATGGGAAAACGTCTCGCAAAGGATCGGGATGAATTAGAGAAACAATTACGTATCAATGAATGCAAATCTGAGGAGATTTGCCAAAATCTCAAAACTGAGCATAGAATAGAGCTTGGAAAAGTAAAATCCGAACTTGCTGATGCAAGGAGATCATTGGCCAGTAAAgctgaaaaaatttcaaatgctAATCACTCAATCATCCCTCCACCAGAGTCTGTATTGGTTCATTTCCAGTCTCGAGTAAAAAAGTTAGAAGCAGATTTAGAAAATCGTGATGAAATTGCAAACAAAGCAGTTCAACAGGTACGGGACGACTATAATAATGTCAGAATGAAGTATGAAAAACACATTGAATCTTTGGAGAAGCAAATTGAAAGTTTTCGAGAAAGCAGAGGAAAAGTGACCAGAGACAAGAACACAATGAATATGAAAGAATTGCAGAAACAATTATCGGATTCAATATCAAAGCTTCGTGAAGAAAAAGAAGCCAGAGAAATTGAGAGAAATGTGTTGATGGATAACATACAGAAATTGAAACAGAAAACCTCTACACCTGTCAAAAACAAAGTAGTCTCAAGCAGTGAATTTATTGAGCTGAAGAATGCTTGTGAAgcaaaaaatagagaaatagaaAGGTTAACATCTCTTCTCCATAAAACATTTGATAATGGACGACTTGGTTttcacaaaaatgaaaaagatgtaaaatttaaaaaatcttcaTACAATCCTGATGTATTTGAAGCAGATGGTTATGCTGGATTACTGCAACAGAACAGTGAATTAAAAGCTCATCTCGAGAAGCAGTCATTGGAGTTGAAACACAGCAAAGTTAGCAATGAAGCTTTACTTTGTCGATTGGAACAAGTTACTAAAACCATGCAGACTCAACATGAGAAAGAGATATCTCAACGGCAAAATCCATCTTCTTCACAGAATGCTGAAAAAACTGTGTTGatggaacaaaaaataaatcagtCACAAAATGAATTGGACAAATGTCACAAAAAGATATTGATGCTAGAAAGTCAAGTTAAAGAATCGTCTGTGTCAAGGGTGCGAGAGCAAGCCCTTCAGGTTCAATTGCAACAACTACTTACCAAACTTCACGAGTCAAATTCTCTTACTTCTTCTGCATCGGCACGTAAAATTATAGCTTTAGAAAACAAATTAAGTGTTGCCGGTGAAGAActtagaataaaaaaagaaatgttgAAGGAGACCCTGATTTCTAATTCGTCCTCATTTGCACAAAATGAAATAAGTAAACTTCAGGAACAGTTGAACACTAAGAATAAAGAACTTACAAGGTTTCGACTTGAACTCGATTCCATTTTACTGGTCTTACGTGAAATTCAATCGCAAGGTGTCAAAATACCACTACCTCAATATTTACAATCCATTATCTAA